A window of the Phragmites australis chromosome 20, lpPhrAust1.1, whole genome shotgun sequence genome harbors these coding sequences:
- the LOC133901215 gene encoding UDP-glucuronate 4-epimerase 6-like: MPSSGIGAVDAAAKGMKLERYASGGALLLRRAASGKIVAASSHLLFRATVLATLALVFLFTLHYPSLLSRSFHLSAGAADGGSGGAHSAASHRSLLVSSASASYGGPAWEKEMRRSARPSRDGGISVLVTGAAGFVGMHCSLALKARGDGVLGLDNFNSYYDPSLKRARQKLLASRGVAVLDADINDGLLLEKLFDVAAFTHVLHLAAQAGVRYAMEAPQTYVASNVAGLVSVLEVAAKHADPQPAIVWASSSSVYGLNTDAPFSEEHRTDRPASLYAATKKAGEAIAHAYNHIYGLSITGLRFFTVYGPWGRPDMAYFFFARSIVAGEPITLFRAADGADARRDFTYIDDVVKGCLGALDTTGKSTGSKSGKKSGPAPLRVYNLGNTSPVPVTRMVAILEKLLGKKANKRVVTMPSNGDVPFTHANVSHAAHDFGYRPTTSLEAGLRHFVDWFVNYYKLDTKIAKGARGADKPAKKKKAAAMSASS, encoded by the coding sequence atgccGTCGTCGGGGATCGGCGCGGTGGACGCGGCGGCGAAGGGGATGAAGCTGGAGCGGTACGCGAGCGGGGGcgcgctgctgctgcggcgcGCGGCGAGCGGCAAGATCGTGGCGGCGTCTTCGCACCTGCTCTTCCGCGCCACCGTGCTCGCCACGCTCGCTCTCGTCTTCCTCTTCACGCTGCACTACCCGTCGCTCCTGTCGCGCTCCTTCCACCTTTCCGCGGGCGCCGCCGATGGCGGCTCGGGGGGCGCGCACTCCGCGGCCTCGCACCGCAGCCTGCTCGtgtcctcggcgtcggcgtcctATGGAGGCCCCGCGTGGGAGAAGGAGATGCGGCGGAGCGCCAGGCCGAGCCGGGACGGGGGCATCTCCGTGCTGGTCACGGGTGCGGCCGGGTTCGTCGGCATGCACTGCTCGCTCGCGCTCAAGGCACGCGGGGACGGCGTTCTCGGGCTCGATAACTTCAACTCCTACTACGACCCATCCCTGAAGCGCGCGCGACAGAAGCTCCTAGCCAGCCGCGGCGTTGCCGTGCTCGACGCCGACATCAACGACGGCCTGCTGCTCGAGAAGCTGTTCGACGTGGCGGCGTTCACGCACGTGCTGCACCTTGCGGCGCAGGCGGGCGTGCGGTACGCGATGGAGGCGCCGCAGACGTACGTGGCCTCCAACGTGGCCGGGCTCGTCAGCGTGCTCGAGGTGGCGGCCAAGCACGCTGACCCGCAGCCGGCGATCGTCtgggcgtcgtcgtcgtcggtgtACGGGCTCAACACTGACGCGCCCTTCTCCGAGGAGCACCGCACCGACCGACCGGCGTCGCTGTACGCGGCCACCAAGAAGGCCGGCGAGGCCATCGCGCACGCCTACAACCATATCTACGGGCTCTCCATCACTGGCCTTCGATTCTTTACCGTCTACGGGCCCTGGGGCCGCCCCGACATGGCCTACTTCTTCTTCGCCCGCAGCATCGTCGCCGGCGAGCCCATCACGCTCTTCCGCGCCGCCGACGGCGCCGACGCGCGCCGCGACTTCACCTACATCGACGACGTCGTCAAGGGCTGCCTCGGCGCGCTCGACACCACCGGCAAGAGCACGGGCTCCAAGTCCGGCAAGAAGAGCGGGCCCGCGCCGCTCCGCGTTTACAACCTCGGCAACACCTCCCCCGTGCCCGTCACGCGGATGGTCGCCATCCTCGAGAAGCTGCTCGGCAAGAAGGCCAACAAGCGCGTCGTCACCATGCCCAGCAACGGCGACGTGCCCTTCACCCACGCCAACGTCAGCCACGCCGCGCACGACTTCGGCTACCGCCCCACCACCTCGCTCGAGGCCGGCCTCCGGCACTTCGTCGACTGGTTCGTGAACTACTACAAACTCGACACCAAGATCGCCAAGGGCGCCCGCGGCGCCGACAAGcccgcgaagaagaagaaggccgcGGCCATGTCGGCGTCGTCGTGA
- the LOC133901222 gene encoding probable glucan endo-1,3-beta-glucosidase A6 isoform X1 — MAASMAAPPLWALPFLLLLCAAFSCHAAHGMSGHGIGVNYGRVADDIPPPRRSVELLRAAGAGSVKIYDANPGVLRALAGTRLPVSIMVPNEIIPNVAAAAAAADRWVAENLVPYLLETRVKFLLVGNEVLSDTSIATSTWPRLVPAMENLHRSLRARGISSVKIGTTLAMDALADGAFPRPPSAAAFRADIAEAVVRPLLHFLNGTNSYYFVDAYPYFVWSGNNLTVPLDYALFQGGARYVDPVTRLTYTNLLDEMLDAVVVAMAKLGYGHVKLAIAETGWPNGCDYDQIGGNVHNAAIYNRNLAIHMAKNPGTPARPGAKMPVFVFSLYNEDLKAGPGTERHWGLYYANGTAVYEIDLTGRRPLWSYPPLPAPENNTPYKGPIWCVLSAAASKKLNETAVGNALAYACGQGNGTCDAIQPGGKCFLPNTTAAHASYAFNSYWQQLRKIGATCYFNNLAEQTIKNPSNLCSHTIHSEIKITSPFRTDLSD, encoded by the exons ATGGCAGCATCCATGGCCGCCCCGCCGCTCTGGgctctccccttcctcctcctcctctgcgccGCCTTCTCTTGCCACG CGGCGCACGGGATGAGCGGCCACGGCATCGGGGTCAACTACGGAAGGGTGGCAGACGACatcccgccgccgcggcgctcgGTGGAGCTGCTCCGCGCGGCGGGGGCCGGGTCGGTCAAGATCTACGACGCCAACCCGGGCGTGCTCCGCGCGCTGGCGGGGACGCGCTTGCCCGTCTCCATCATGGTGCCCAACGAGATCATCCCgaacgtcgccgccgccgccgccgccgcggaccGGTGGGTGGCGGAGAACCTCGTCCCCTACCTCCTGGAGACGCGGGTCAAGTTCCTCCTCGTGGGGAACGAGGTGCTCTCCGACACCTCCATCGCGACCTCCACATGGCCGCGCCTCGTCCCGGCGATGGAGAACCTCCACCGGAGCCTCCGTGCGCGCGGCATCAGCAGCGTCAAGATCGGCACCACGCTCGCCATGGACGCGCTCGCCGACGGGGCCTTCCCGCGCCCGCCGTCGGCCGCCGCGTTCCGCGCCGACATTGCCGAGGCCGTCGTGCGCCCGCTGCTCCACTTCCTGAACGGGACCAACTCCTACTACTTCGTCGATGCGTACCCCTACTTCGTCTGGTCCGGGAACAACCTCACCGTCCCGCTCGACTACGCGCTCTTCCAGGGCGGCGCCCGTTACGTCGACCCGGTCACCAGGCTGACCTACACCAACCTGCTCGACGAAATGCTCGACGCGGTGGTCGTCGCGATGGCGAAGCTCGGGTACGGGCACGTCAAGCTGGCCATCGCGGAGACCGGATGGCCCAACGGCTGCGACTACGACCAGATAGGCGGCAACGTCCACAACGCCGCCATCTACAACAGGAACCTCGCGATACACATGGCCAAGAACCCGGGCACACCGGCGCGGCCGGGCGCCAAGATGCCGGTATTCGTGTTCTCGCTGTACAACGAGGACCTCAAGGCGGGGCCGGGCACCGAGCGGCATTGGGGGCTGTACTATGCCAACGGCACTGCAGTCTACGAGATCGACCTCACCGGACGGCGCCCGCTGTGGTCGTACCCGCCGCTGCCTGCGCCGGAGAACAACACGCCGTACAAGGGCCCGATATGGTGCGTGCTGTCGGCCGCCGCCAGCAAGAAGCTAAACGAGACGGCGGTGGGGAACGCGCTGGCGTACGCGTGCGGGCAGGGGAACGGGACGTGCGACGCCATCCAGCCCGGCGGGAAGTGCTTCCTGCCAAACACGACGGCGGCGCACGCCAGCTACGCGTTCAACTCTTACTGGCAGCAGCTGAGGAAGATTGGAGCTACGTGCTACTTCAATAACCTTGCAGAGCAGACTATAAAAAACCCAAGTAATTTGTGTTCACACACCATACATTCTGAAATTAAAATTACTAGTCCATTTAGAACTGATTTGAGTGATTAA
- the LOC133901222 gene encoding probable glucan endo-1,3-beta-glucosidase A6 isoform X2, producing MAASMAAPPLWALPFLLLLCAAFSCHAAHGMSGHGIGVNYGRVADDIPPPRRSVELLRAAGAGSVKIYDANPGVLRALAGTRLPVSIMVPNEIIPNVAAAAAAADRWVAENLVPYLLETRVKFLLVGNEVLSDTSIATSTWPRLVPAMENLHRSLRARGISSVKIGTTLAMDALADGAFPRPPSAAAFRADIAEAVVRPLLHFLNGTNSYYFVDAYPYFVWSGNNLTVPLDYALFQGGARYVDPVTRLTYTNLLDEMLDAVVVAMAKLGYGHVKLAIAETGWPNGCDYDQIGGNVHNAAIYNRNLAIHMAKNPGTPARPGAKMPVFVFSLYNEDLKAGPGTERHWGLYYANGTAVYEIDLTGRRPLWSYPPLPAPENNTPYKGPIWCVLSAAASKKLNETAVGNALAYACGQGNGTCDAIQPGGKCFLPNTTAAHASYAFNSYWQQLRKIGATCYFNNLAEQTIKNPSHGSCKFRSSLDS from the exons ATGGCAGCATCCATGGCCGCCCCGCCGCTCTGGgctctccccttcctcctcctcctctgcgccGCCTTCTCTTGCCACG CGGCGCACGGGATGAGCGGCCACGGCATCGGGGTCAACTACGGAAGGGTGGCAGACGACatcccgccgccgcggcgctcgGTGGAGCTGCTCCGCGCGGCGGGGGCCGGGTCGGTCAAGATCTACGACGCCAACCCGGGCGTGCTCCGCGCGCTGGCGGGGACGCGCTTGCCCGTCTCCATCATGGTGCCCAACGAGATCATCCCgaacgtcgccgccgccgccgccgccgcggaccGGTGGGTGGCGGAGAACCTCGTCCCCTACCTCCTGGAGACGCGGGTCAAGTTCCTCCTCGTGGGGAACGAGGTGCTCTCCGACACCTCCATCGCGACCTCCACATGGCCGCGCCTCGTCCCGGCGATGGAGAACCTCCACCGGAGCCTCCGTGCGCGCGGCATCAGCAGCGTCAAGATCGGCACCACGCTCGCCATGGACGCGCTCGCCGACGGGGCCTTCCCGCGCCCGCCGTCGGCCGCCGCGTTCCGCGCCGACATTGCCGAGGCCGTCGTGCGCCCGCTGCTCCACTTCCTGAACGGGACCAACTCCTACTACTTCGTCGATGCGTACCCCTACTTCGTCTGGTCCGGGAACAACCTCACCGTCCCGCTCGACTACGCGCTCTTCCAGGGCGGCGCCCGTTACGTCGACCCGGTCACCAGGCTGACCTACACCAACCTGCTCGACGAAATGCTCGACGCGGTGGTCGTCGCGATGGCGAAGCTCGGGTACGGGCACGTCAAGCTGGCCATCGCGGAGACCGGATGGCCCAACGGCTGCGACTACGACCAGATAGGCGGCAACGTCCACAACGCCGCCATCTACAACAGGAACCTCGCGATACACATGGCCAAGAACCCGGGCACACCGGCGCGGCCGGGCGCCAAGATGCCGGTATTCGTGTTCTCGCTGTACAACGAGGACCTCAAGGCGGGGCCGGGCACCGAGCGGCATTGGGGGCTGTACTATGCCAACGGCACTGCAGTCTACGAGATCGACCTCACCGGACGGCGCCCGCTGTGGTCGTACCCGCCGCTGCCTGCGCCGGAGAACAACACGCCGTACAAGGGCCCGATATGGTGCGTGCTGTCGGCCGCCGCCAGCAAGAAGCTAAACGAGACGGCGGTGGGGAACGCGCTGGCGTACGCGTGCGGGCAGGGGAACGGGACGTGCGACGCCATCCAGCCCGGCGGGAAGTGCTTCCTGCCAAACACGACGGCGGCGCACGCCAGCTACGCGTTCAACTCTTACTGGCAGCAGCTGAGGAAGATTGGAGCTACGTGCTACTTCAATAACCTTGCAGAGCAGACTATAAAAAACCCAA gcCATGGATCCTGCAAGTTCCGCAGTTCTCTGGACTCTTAA